In the genome of Veillonellales bacterium, one region contains:
- a CDS encoding DMT family transporter produces MQLNIKKVYCLLCLTAVLWGGNAIAVKSILNEISPEMLILVRFVGISSILLTIIFWREGKHCWPSQQHVLPLILMGVTGIVLNNGLQFTGLQYSTAINCTLIATLTPAMTALLTGIFFHEHMRKQQWLGIAISFFGTLCLIFHGSWDNIQRLTFNQGDLLFIVAQFAWVFYSMLGQKVMEDMTPLATTAWAGFTGTVLMGVIILYEGTGAPVHLSYQGWLLMLYMIIGSGIIAFILYNVGVSVVGSNIAAIFMNIIPLAGMSLAVILLHEHLGWQEIVGGLWIMIGVYITTHQQTQASKTAFAKT; encoded by the coding sequence GTGCAACTAAATATAAAAAAAGTTTATTGCCTTCTATGTCTAACGGCAGTACTATGGGGCGGTAATGCAATTGCAGTAAAAAGTATTCTTAACGAAATTTCGCCAGAGATGCTGATTTTAGTGCGCTTTGTCGGTATTAGCTCAATATTACTTACAATTATATTCTGGAGAGAAGGCAAACACTGCTGGCCATCTCAACAGCATGTCCTTCCATTAATCCTTATGGGAGTTACCGGTATTGTACTAAATAATGGTCTGCAGTTTACTGGTTTACAATATTCTACAGCAATTAATTGTACGCTAATAGCCACTTTAACACCGGCAATGACAGCCTTGTTAACTGGAATTTTTTTTCATGAACATATGCGAAAGCAGCAGTGGTTGGGAATAGCAATTTCTTTTTTTGGAACCTTATGTTTAATTTTCCATGGTTCTTGGGATAACATACAAAGATTAACTTTTAATCAAGGTGATCTGCTATTTATAGTTGCTCAATTTGCTTGGGTTTTTTATTCCATGCTGGGACAAAAGGTAATGGAAGACATGACGCCGCTAGCCACTACGGCTTGGGCTGGCTTCACCGGGACGGTACTAATGGGAGTTATAATCCTGTATGAAGGAACCGGAGCACCTGTTCATTTATCTTACCAAGGATGGCTTTTAATGCTATATATGATTATTGGCAGCGGGATAATAGCCTTTATTTTGTATAACGTCGGAGTTTCTGTTGTGGGTTCCAATATTGCAGCGATTTTTATGAATATCATCCCCTTGGCAGGAATGTCGCTTGCAGTTATATTACTGCACGAGCATTTGGGCTGGCAGGAGATAGTTGGCGGACTATGGATAATGATTGGCGTTTACATTACGACTCATCAACAAACTCAGGCAAGTAAGACAGCCTTTGCTAAAACTTAG
- a CDS encoding aspartyl-phosphate phosphatase Spo0E family protein, producing MKRLLENIETLRKTMVNMGMDKGLSNPDVIKLSQKLDSLLNKYHKLGTRKVA from the coding sequence GTGAAAAGATTGCTTGAGAATATAGAAACATTGCGCAAAACCATGGTGAATATGGGAATGGATAAGGGATTGAGTAATCCTGATGTAATAAAATTAAGTCAAAAACTTGATAGTCTTTTAAATAAATATCACAAGTTAGGTACAAGGAAAGTGGCATAG